The Electrophorus electricus isolate fEleEle1 chromosome 24, fEleEle1.pri, whole genome shotgun sequence DNA window ctattttgtcaaatatttttaagcATTAAAGCAATTTTTGTAAAAAATCACGTGAATGGAAATGTAGCTATTAATAGAAGTAGGTTAAACCAGAGCTTAATTACAAGTGCCATAAGAAAAGGTTCGAATACTTgtgtaaatacaatatttcagccttttataaaatacatttacaaaacgttccaaaaaacaatatttctttgttgttttggagtattgtttgtaaattaatgaaaaagtagttgcatttattttaagatgagTCTGAAATGTACCAAAATGTGTTAACTGGGGTTTGAATATTTTCCATATGCACTGTATGTTGTGCTCATTTAACTGACTgcagctttttttatttttaaccaggTTCATGTCAGAACCAGTGCAAGGTCTTATGCAGTGCTATACAGCACTGCCATTCCACCAGCCTTGTTCCGAATCGCGCACACAGATACTTTACTTCAGCTGCTGACAACAAGCAGCCGCCAAAATTATGGACAGTGCTTGAGCCAGATTTAGAGGAGGTTCTGGTTCCCCGGAAACTATCCGTATCCCCCTTGGAAAGCTGGCTTTCCCTGCGCTATTCCCTGCCTGCGCATCTCAAGGCCCCGGCGCCCCTGCAGGAAGGGGAGCTGACGGAGTTGGTGTTGCCCCCTTCCGTAGTACCTTCGCTGGAGGATGGCGAGAGCTCCAGAGCGCCTCTGAGCTGTCGGAACGTGCTCAAGATCCGGCGAAGAAAGATGAACAAGCACAAATACAAGAAGCTGATGAAAAGAACCAAGTTCCTGAGGAGGAGGGTGAAGTTGGGAAGGATGAAGAGAAAGCAGGTCAGGAACCAGATAGAGAAGATGCCAGTTGCTGAGAACAGGACTGTTTTTCTTAGCTAAtggatatttgtttttaatacctAGTATAAAAAACGCAGTGCTAAATACATTAAAGGAAGAGATATTCTTT harbors:
- the aurkaip1 gene encoding aurora kinase A-interacting protein; this encodes MLVSRVKALCRLYGSCQNQCKVLCSAIQHCHSTSLVPNRAHRYFTSAADNKQPPKLWTVLEPDLEEVLVPRKLSVSPLESWLSLRYSLPAHLKAPAPLQEGELTELVLPPSVVPSLEDGESSRAPLSCRNVLKIRRRKMNKHKYKKLMKRTKFLRRRVKLGRMKRKQARFERDLTRIWRQAGLKKPPEGWTAPKIYIKHQETKRH